In Harmonia axyridis chromosome X, icHarAxyr1.1, whole genome shotgun sequence, a single window of DNA contains:
- the LOC123685986 gene encoding uncharacterized protein LOC123685986 codes for MAVPFSFPEENNDVDVIIRQLGLLLNRLAVEFKKQRNENIQLRARNKLQSGSGSQTPHAANQENPNGAVNDTVLNAIATCKRFSVPHRVTDAQNAREFKDAKNDQIQQFDKIEFFDTNDSQQLTGIEPVYGINGPVSFFRLRWESCRMWWSWFLPRNRFWTTTVICVVGWHLLR; via the exons ATGGCAGTGCCATTCTCCTTCCCAGAAGAAAACAACGACGTTGATGTCATCATCAGGCAACTCGGTCTTCTACTCAACAGACTTGCAGTGGAATTCAAAAAACAACGGAATGAAAATATACAGCTTCGAGCCAGAAATAAAC TGCAATCTGGCAGTGGAAGTCAGACTCCGCACGCTGCGAATCAAGAAAATCCTAATGGAGCGGTGAATGATACCGTCCTCAATGCTATAGCTACTTGCAAGAGATTCTCTGTACCGCATAGAGTTACTGACGCCCAAAATGCACGTGAATTCAAAGATGCCAAAAACGATCAAATCCAACAGTTCGACAAAATAGAATTCTTCGACACCAACGACAGTCAGCAACTCACAGGG ATTGAGCCAGTATATGGGATAAATGGTCCAGTATCGTTCTTCAGATTGAGGTGGGAGTCCTGCAGGATGTGGTGGTCCTGGTTCCTGCCACGAAATCGATTCTGGACGACTACAGTGATATGCGTAGTAGGGTGGCATCTTCTTCGGTAA
- the LOC123686064 gene encoding uncharacterized protein LOC123686064, whose product MPNSPGHAHASLIPSAEGTGCQCMCVYSSSTMRNYKRKTQRGTTSQDLLKRAADAVIKDGRKLKTVARELEICHTTLQRYVKKIKSGLTPSVGFKSRMVFSEDQEAQLSEYILKSASIYFGLLPEEVRQLAYQCAVKFNVQHIPPSWHTNGKAGKDWFTNFLKRNSTLAIRTPEATSAGRASSFNRYNVNQFFEKLGDLITKYNLTPSRIWNLDETGVTTVLKPKKILAEKGTKQVGAIVSSERGTLVTVELAVSALGNSIPPMFVFPRLKFKDLFIRGGPPECIGAGNQSGWMTNKEFLVFMDHFIKHTKPSPDEPVLLLLDNHSSHIDIDVIEKAKKNSVILLSFPPHCTHRLQPLDVGVNGPFKAYCSKAQNNWLRTNPGKTMSIYEIPGIVKYALPLAATPINISNAFKKAGIWPYDPNIFTDKDYAPSSVTDRPMPENRPSQDTDHFPVPLNNQERTAEYLNDSNNVGCNIEIETTPSILQQSDCSVEPSGNPEHVGRQCSQETTPCCSFQLPQSSADNNAGDENTIIFSPDLIRPLPKAPPRLVGRNKGRKRKTAVLTDTPEKDALAEEHANKKKKKEIETTKKGKGKCTGQGKQAKRTTKNPAKRRVLQDDDTSDEEQDWYCIICCDAYSNSAPREKWIQCIECKNWAHSQCIDDEESPAFVCPNCYSDQSSIE is encoded by the exons ATGCCTAACAGTCCGGGACATGCGCATGCCAGTTTAATTCCGTCCGCCGAAGGGACAGGGTGTCAGTGCATGTGTGTGTATTCGAGCTCTAC AATGAGGAATTACAAGCGGAAAACTCAAAGGGGAACTACATCCCAAGATCTTCTAAAAAGAGCGGCTGATGCAGTCATCAAGGATGGACGTAAATTAAAAACAGTTGCACGTGAATTGGAAATTTGCCATACAACTCTTCAAAggtatgtcaaaaaaattaaaagtggaCTTACTCCTTCGGTTGGTTTTAAATCTAGAATGGTGTTTAGTGAAGATCAAGAGGCACAACTGTCTGAGTACATTTTGAAAAGTGCCTCTATTTATTTTGGTCTTCTACCAGAAGAAGTACGACAACTTGCTTACCAGTGTGCCGTGAAGTTTAATGTTCAACACATCCCACCATCTTGGCATACCAATGGTAAGGCTGGCAAGGATTGGTTTACAAACTTCCTGAAGAGGAACTCTACTCTTGCAATAAGAACACCAGAAGCTACCAGTGCCGGACGCGCGAGCTCGTTCAACAGATATAATGtaaatcaatttttcgaaaaacttggCGACTTGATTACAAAATATAATCTTACTCCTTCACGTATATGGAATTTGGACGAGACTGGTGTCACAACTGtgttaaaaccgaaaaaaattttggctGAAAAAGGAACAAAGCAAGTAGGAGCAATTGTTTCATCTGAACGTGGAACTTTAGTCACTGTTGAGCTAGCGGTGAGTGCTCTGGGAAACTCGATTCCGCCGATGTTTGTTTTCCCGCGTTTGAAATTTAAGGACCTGTTTATCCGAGGTGGTCCTCCTGAGTGTATTGGGGCTGGTAATCAATCCGGTTGGATGACAAACAAAGAGTTCTTAGTGTTTATGGATCATTTCATAAAGCATACTAAGCCTAGTCCTGATGAACCAGTGTTATTACTACTAGACAATCATTCATCTCATATTGATATTGATGTGATCGAAAAGGCCAAGAAAAACtctgttatattattatcattcccACCACACTGCACCCACCGTCTGCAACCCCTGGATGTTGGTGTCAACGGCCCATTCAAAGCATACTGTTCTAAAGCTCAAAACAACTGGCTGAGAACTAATCCCGGGAAAACTATGAGCATTTATGAAATACCAGGTATTGTAAAATACGCTTTGCCGCTTGCAGCAACTCCTATCAATATAAGCAACGCATTTAAAAAGGCTGGCATTTGGCCCTATGACCCAAATATCTTCACAGACAAAGATTATGCGCCGTCTTCTGTCACTGACCGCCCGATGCCAGAAAATCGACCCTCACAAGATACAGACCACTTTCCTGTCCCTCTAAACAATCAAGAAAGGACTGCTGAATATCTTAATGACTCAAATAATGTCGGCTGCAATATAGAGATTGAGACTACTCCATCAATTCTACAGCAAAGCGACTGCAGCGTTGAACCATCAGGTAATCCAGAACATGTGGGACGTCAATGCTCTCAGGAGACTACCCCTTGTTGCAGCTTCCAACTTCCTCAATCATCAGCTGATAACAACGCGGGAgatgaaaatacaataattttctcaCCAGACCTCATAAGACCACTGCCTAAAGCACCTCCTCGATTAGTTGGACGCAATAAAGGACGTAAAAGAAAGACAGCTGTTCTTACGGACACTCCAGAGAAGGATGCTTTGGCCGAAGAACATGctaataaaaagaagaaaaaagagatTGAAACTACAAAGAAGGGTAAAGGAAAATGCACGGGACAAGGTAAACAAGCAAAAAGAACGACTAAGAACCCCGCTAAGAGAAGAGTCTTGCAAGATGATGACACTTCTGATGAGGAACAAGATTGGTATTGCATCATATGTTGTGACGCATATTCTAATTCTGCCCCTAGAGAAAAATGGATTCAATGCATAGAATGCAAGAATTGGGCCCATTCACAATGTATTGACGATGAAGAAAGCCCAGCATTTGTATGTCCAAATTGCTATTCTGATCAGTCATCTATAGAGTAA